From Draconibacterium halophilum, one genomic window encodes:
- a CDS encoding head GIN domain-containing protein produces MKTRILLLSLFVMGLFIASTVQAEEETRDVSSFSEINLRIPATVHLEQGSTQSVRIVAKKSTLEDIITEVNGSKLVIRFPGRSIFQRNYKPGKIDIYISVPDVDALGVSGSGDILADEINARIIDLAVSGSGNIEIDDLTSDKVKGSISGSGNIRIAGDGVAKELNVSISGSGNCKADGFEAEDVTVSTSGSGNCNVRSNGSVKARIAGSGSVYNKGNPTVDASVAGSGRVKSM; encoded by the coding sequence ATGAAAACCAGAATTTTATTATTGAGCCTTTTTGTAATGGGCTTGTTTATTGCCTCAACTGTTCAGGCAGAAGAAGAAACACGCGATGTTTCAAGTTTTTCGGAAATTAATTTGCGCATACCGGCAACCGTTCATTTAGAGCAAGGCAGCACACAAAGCGTGCGGATAGTTGCTAAAAAGTCGACTCTTGAAGATATTATTACTGAAGTAAATGGAAGTAAACTGGTGATTCGTTTTCCGGGTAGAAGTATTTTTCAACGCAATTACAAACCCGGAAAAATCGATATTTACATTAGTGTGCCGGACGTTGATGCACTGGGAGTCTCAGGGTCTGGAGACATTTTAGCCGACGAAATTAACGCAAGGATAATCGATTTGGCTGTTAGTGGCAGTGGAAATATTGAAATTGATGATCTAACATCGGATAAAGTAAAAGGAAGCATTTCCGGCTCGGGTAATATTCGAATAGCTGGCGATGGAGTTGCAAAAGAACTAAACGTTTCAATTTCCGGTTCGGGTAATTGTAAGGCCGACGGATTTGAAGCGGAAGATGTTACGGTTAGCACATCAGGGTCGGGCAATTGTAACGTTAGATCAAATGGTTCGGTGAAAGCACGAATTGCCGGTTCAGGAAGCGTGTATAACAAAGGTAATCCAACTGTTGATGCTTCGGTAGCCGGCTCAGGAAGAGTGAAAAGTATGTGA
- a CDS encoding L-threonylcarbamoyladenylate synthase: MSTYRRFVLIIRHWRQERRRSDRGYDKLHKQRIMHDDIKKAVEVLKNGGIILYPTDTIWGIGCDATDEKAVKRIYDIKKREDSKSMLVLMENPALLDRYVDEVPEVAWDLVEISTTPLTVIYPGAKNLAANLIADDGSIGIRFTKEDFTRQLLQRFRRPIVSTSANISGEKSPDFFDAISEEIKDAVDYVVEFRQEDRSSSKPSSIIKLRPGGQIDILRK, encoded by the coding sequence ATATCCACCTATCGGCGCTTTGTTCTGATTATCCGACATTGGCGGCAGGAGCGCCGAAGAAGCGACAGAGGTTACGATAAGCTACACAAACAAAGGATTATGCATGACGATATAAAAAAAGCAGTTGAGGTGTTGAAAAACGGAGGAATAATTCTTTACCCAACCGACACCATTTGGGGCATTGGCTGCGATGCCACTGATGAAAAAGCAGTGAAACGCATTTACGACATAAAAAAACGTGAAGACTCGAAAAGTATGCTTGTATTGATGGAAAACCCGGCATTACTTGATCGTTATGTGGATGAAGTGCCGGAAGTTGCCTGGGATTTGGTTGAGATTAGTACAACTCCGCTAACCGTTATTTACCCCGGAGCAAAAAATCTGGCCGCCAATTTAATTGCCGACGATGGCAGTATCGGCATCCGTTTTACCAAAGAGGATTTTACACGCCAGTTACTACAGCGTTTTCGCCGGCCAATAGTTTCCACATCAGCAAATATAAGTGGAGAGAAATCGCCGGACTTTTTTGATGCTATTTCGGAAGAAATAAAAGATGCGGTTGATTACGTTGTTGAATTCCGCCAGGAAGATCGCTCTTCATCAAAACCATCGAGCATTATAAAACTGAGACCGGGCGGACAAATCGATATTCTCAGAAAATAA
- the lysA gene encoding diaminopimelate decarboxylase has translation MAVKDLPFSKEQLDSIIENHPTPFHIYDEKAIRENARYFKNAFSWNEGFKEYYAIKAAPNPYLMKILKEEGFGIDCSSVAELELAKRVGMSGDEIMLTSNDTPAYEFQLAKDLGAIINLDDISHIDFVEKNVGLPDTICMRYNPGSLKEGNLIIGHPEEAKYGFTHDQMIEGYRILKEKGVKHFGIHTMVASNELDSSYFVETAELLFKLIVEVYEKTGVKIEFVNMGGGIGIPYKPGEKPVDLEFVSAGVKKHYDDILIKAGLAPLKLFFESGRAITGPYGYLVTKVRHIKKTYKTYAGLDACMTNLMRPALYGAYHHITVMGKENDEATIKYDVTGSLCENNDKFAIDRMLPEIEPDDILVIHDTGAHGHSMGFNYNGKLKSAELLLRENGNVAEIRRAETLEDYFATLDFDGVKHF, from the coding sequence ATGGCAGTTAAAGATTTACCTTTTAGTAAAGAACAGCTTGATAGCATTATTGAAAACCACCCTACTCCATTTCATATTTATGATGAAAAAGCGATTCGTGAGAATGCGCGTTATTTCAAAAACGCCTTTTCGTGGAACGAAGGATTTAAGGAATATTATGCGATTAAAGCAGCTCCAAATCCATATTTGATGAAGATCTTAAAGGAAGAAGGATTTGGTATCGACTGTAGTTCTGTTGCTGAGTTAGAGCTGGCAAAACGAGTTGGAATGAGTGGCGATGAAATTATGCTTACCTCCAACGATACTCCGGCTTACGAATTTCAGCTTGCAAAAGATTTAGGTGCCATTATCAACCTCGACGATATTTCTCATATTGATTTTGTGGAAAAAAACGTTGGATTGCCGGATACCATTTGTATGCGCTATAATCCGGGCAGTTTAAAAGAGGGCAACCTGATTATCGGTCATCCGGAAGAAGCCAAATATGGTTTTACGCACGATCAAATGATTGAAGGGTACCGCATACTAAAAGAAAAAGGTGTTAAACATTTTGGTATTCACACCATGGTAGCTTCAAACGAACTTGATTCAAGTTACTTTGTGGAAACTGCAGAGCTGCTGTTTAAACTAATTGTTGAGGTTTACGAAAAAACCGGTGTGAAGATCGAATTTGTGAACATGGGTGGTGGAATTGGAATTCCATATAAACCGGGCGAAAAACCGGTAGACCTGGAGTTTGTTAGTGCGGGAGTAAAAAAACACTACGACGATATTCTTATTAAGGCCGGACTTGCTCCATTGAAATTATTTTTTGAATCGGGTCGTGCCATAACCGGACCTTACGGTTACCTGGTAACCAAAGTTCGCCACATTAAAAAAACATATAAAACCTATGCCGGACTGGATGCCTGCATGACTAATCTGATGCGCCCTGCACTTTATGGAGCTTACCATCATATTACCGTTATGGGGAAAGAAAATGATGAGGCAACAATAAAATACGACGTTACCGGATCGTTGTGCGAAAACAACGATAAATTTGCCATCGATCGCATGTTGCCGGAAATTGAGCCGGATGATATTCTTGTTATTCACGATACCGGAGCACATGGTCACTCAATGGGATTTAATTACAATGGCAAACTAAAATCTGCCGAGTTGTTACTTCGCGAGAATGGAAATGTGGCAGAAATCCGACGTGCAGAAACTCTCGAGGATTATTTTGCGACACTCGACTTCGATGGTGTGAAACACTTTTAA
- a CDS encoding TolC family protein, whose amino-acid sequence MMKSLLTFFLGIILSAGALNLQAQNVWDLQTCFDYAIENNLQVKRQEISTRYNEILVKQAKDDKLPNLNGQLSNDFSFGRSLTYDNTYDNINSSSVAGGLNTNITLYNGMTLSNTVKMRELDLQATMADLQKTKDDIMLSISAEYLEILFAEELELVAEATIEVTKQQIERTRQLVDAGSEARGHCSKLRRNWHAKSWIW is encoded by the coding sequence ATGATGAAGAGTCTTTTAACCTTTTTTTTAGGAATTATACTGTCGGCAGGAGCCTTGAATCTGCAGGCGCAAAACGTTTGGGATTTGCAAACCTGTTTCGATTATGCCATCGAAAACAATCTTCAGGTAAAACGACAGGAAATATCAACACGTTATAACGAAATACTTGTTAAGCAGGCAAAAGATGATAAGCTGCCTAATTTGAATGGTCAGTTGAGCAACGATTTTAGTTTCGGTCGCTCGCTAACCTACGACAATACTTACGATAATATCAACTCATCGAGTGTTGCCGGTGGCTTAAATACCAATATTACGCTTTATAACGGAATGACACTGAGTAATACCGTTAAAATGCGCGAGCTCGATTTGCAGGCTACCATGGCCGACTTGCAAAAAACAAAAGATGATATTATGCTTTCCATATCGGCAGAATATCTTGAAATTCTTTTTGCCGAAGAACTGGAGTTGGTAGCCGAAGCAACTATTGAAGTTACAAAACAACAAATTGAACGCACCCGCCAATTGGTTGATGCAGGTAGTGAAGCCCGGGGGCATTGCTCGAAATTGAGGCGCAACTGGCACGCGAAGAGTTGGATTTGGTAA
- a CDS encoding ABC transporter ATP-binding protein, translated as MKTKTKNNLGGIPSKKQVQAMISLNNVHKSYVTGSNSLHVLKGIDLEIETGEFVSIMGSSGSGKSTLLNILGILDNYDEGSYYLNGSLIKDMSEKKAAQLRNELVGFVFQSFNLISFKNAMENVALPLYYQGVNRKKRNKIAEEYLDKVGLLDWATHLPSEMSGGQKQRVAIARSLISQPKIIFADEPTGALDTSTSYEVMDILKEINNDGITVILVTHEHDIASMTQKIVRLKDGRIDEIIKNGELKNFQNQYAKELETA; from the coding sequence ATGAAAACAAAAACAAAAAACAATCTCGGGGGAATTCCTTCGAAAAAACAAGTTCAAGCCATGATTAGTCTAAACAATGTTCACAAGTCGTACGTAACGGGGAGTAACTCGTTGCATGTATTAAAAGGAATCGACCTCGAAATTGAAACAGGAGAATTCGTTTCCATTATGGGGTCTTCGGGTTCCGGAAAATCAACCCTATTAAATATCCTAGGTATTTTAGATAATTACGACGAAGGGTCGTATTATTTAAACGGATCGCTGATAAAGGACATGTCGGAAAAGAAAGCTGCCCAATTAAGAAACGAGTTGGTAGGTTTTGTATTTCAGTCTTTCAACCTTATTTCCTTTAAAAACGCCATGGAGAATGTGGCCCTTCCGTTGTATTACCAAGGAGTAAATCGTAAAAAGCGAAACAAAATTGCAGAGGAATACCTCGATAAAGTTGGTTTGTTGGATTGGGCAACGCATTTGCCCAGCGAAATGTCGGGCGGACAAAAACAACGTGTTGCCATTGCACGTTCGCTTATCTCTCAGCCAAAAATTATTTTTGCCGACGAACCAACCGGTGCACTCGACACCAGCACTTCGTACGAAGTAATGGATATTCTGAAAGAAATTAACAACGACGGAATTACAGTTATTCTGGTAACGCACGAGCATGATATTGCTTCGATGACTCAGAAAATTGTCCGTTTGAAAGATGGCCGGATCGATGAGATCATTAAAAACGGCGAGTTAAAAAACTTTCAGAATCAGTACGCCAAAGAATTGGAAACTGCTTAA
- a CDS encoding efflux RND transporter periplasmic adaptor subunit, protein MKKVFRILGVVVLVAIFGGTLFFLYNKSKKKTDFFENKKPFYSDVVMKTVATGSVVPRFEIEIVPQVSGIIDELYVVAGDKITKGQVVARIKIIPDMVTLNSAETRVNRAKINFEDAQIDYDRQQKLFDKEVISYEEFKSAKVAYDSSKEELTAAENNLELIKNGVTKKAETATNTLVRSTINGMVLDVPVEEGNSVIQANTFNAGTTIASVADMGDMIFEGNVDETEVGKIREGMPIEMEIGAIDEEKFAAVLEYISPKGVEENGAIQFEIKANVKLKEGQFIRAGYSANANIVLERKENVMVIPEGLLQFENDSSFVEVNTGTNEEPNYEKRFVHTGLSDGINIEITEGLKVEDSVKGEKIDPKKVQEAQANNG, encoded by the coding sequence ATGAAGAAAGTATTTAGAATTTTAGGAGTTGTAGTATTGGTTGCAATATTTGGAGGAACACTTTTCTTCCTTTACAACAAATCGAAAAAGAAAACAGATTTTTTTGAGAACAAGAAACCTTTTTACAGCGATGTGGTAATGAAAACGGTAGCTACCGGTTCGGTGGTACCGCGCTTTGAAATTGAGATCGTTCCGCAGGTTTCAGGAATTATTGATGAGCTGTATGTTGTTGCCGGCGATAAAATTACCAAAGGCCAGGTAGTGGCACGTATCAAAATTATTCCTGATATGGTAACACTTAATTCGGCAGAAACGCGTGTAAATCGTGCAAAGATTAATTTCGAAGATGCACAGATCGATTACGACCGCCAGCAAAAACTGTTCGACAAAGAAGTGATCTCGTACGAAGAGTTTAAATCGGCAAAAGTAGCTTACGATTCTTCCAAAGAAGAATTGACAGCTGCCGAAAATAATTTAGAATTAATTAAAAATGGTGTAACAAAAAAGGCTGAAACGGCTACTAATACGCTGGTGCGCTCAACCATTAACGGAATGGTGTTGGATGTTCCGGTTGAAGAAGGTAACTCCGTAATACAGGCAAATACCTTTAACGCAGGAACTACCATTGCATCGGTTGCCGATATGGGCGATATGATCTTTGAAGGAAATGTAGATGAAACCGAGGTAGGGAAAATCCGCGAAGGAATGCCAATTGAAATGGAAATAGGTGCTATCGATGAAGAAAAATTTGCTGCTGTTTTGGAATATATTTCGCCAAAAGGGGTGGAAGAAAATGGAGCCATTCAGTTTGAGATTAAAGCAAATGTAAAACTGAAAGAAGGCCAGTTTATCCGTGCAGGGTACAGTGCAAATGCCAATATCGTTTTAGAGCGCAAAGAAAACGTAATGGTTATTCCAGAAGGTCTGCTACAGTTTGAAAACGATTCGTCGTTTGTTGAAGTGAATACAGGAACAAACGAGGAACCAAACTACGAAAAACGTTTCGTACACACCGGCCTTTCTGACGGAATAAATATAGAAATAACAGAAGGATTGAAAGTGGAGGATAGCGTGAAAGGCGAAAAGATCGATCCGAAGAAAGTACAGGAAGCGCAAGCCAATAATGGTTAG
- a CDS encoding ABC transporter permease, producing MFDLDLWKEILSALKKNRMRSFMTAFGVFWGIFMLVVMSGAGRALENGVMDGIKAFASNSAFFWTEPTSKPYKGFQRGRRWNYKNTDIKYIKANISDIEYLSPRLFGPRSGNGDNVIRGKKTGSFNIFGDYPEFFKIDPWTPLQGRLINTIDIQHTRKVVNIGERVVEVLFDEDEDPIGEYLKINGVYFQVVGVVKGETRVNIGSGRKNETIIMPFTTMQKTFNMGDDVHFFSVTSQPGVPVSKVENRLKELMKERHSVAPDDQQAVGSFNIEVEWKKYMGLFNGIQLLTWIVGIGTLLAGVIGVSNIMLVIIKERTQEIGIQRAIGATPGKVILHIVAESVFLTVIAGYIGLALGVGLLELLNMVLEMNAGSGDDIFFRHPEVSFQMAIGALSVLVVSGIFAGLIPARRAVSIKPIDALRDE from the coding sequence ATGTTCGACTTAGACCTTTGGAAAGAAATATTAAGCGCCTTGAAGAAAAACCGGATGCGTAGTTTTATGACCGCTTTTGGTGTGTTCTGGGGAATATTTATGCTGGTAGTTATGTCGGGAGCCGGCCGTGCCCTCGAGAACGGGGTGATGGACGGAATAAAAGCATTCGCATCCAACTCGGCATTTTTCTGGACCGAACCCACTAGCAAACCCTATAAAGGATTTCAACGGGGACGACGCTGGAACTACAAAAACACAGATATAAAATATATAAAAGCCAACATCAGCGATATTGAATATTTGTCGCCGCGTTTGTTCGGGCCACGAAGCGGAAATGGCGATAACGTAATTCGCGGTAAAAAAACAGGTTCCTTCAATATTTTTGGCGACTACCCCGAGTTTTTCAAGATTGATCCGTGGACTCCGCTGCAGGGGCGATTGATTAATACCATCGATATCCAACATACACGAAAAGTGGTAAACATTGGCGAACGAGTAGTGGAAGTGCTATTTGACGAAGATGAAGATCCGATTGGTGAGTACCTGAAGATTAACGGTGTTTATTTCCAGGTAGTTGGTGTGGTAAAAGGCGAAACCCGTGTAAACATTGGCAGTGGCAGAAAAAACGAGACCATAATAATGCCTTTCACGACCATGCAAAAAACCTTTAACATGGGCGACGATGTGCATTTTTTCTCGGTAACATCTCAACCCGGAGTGCCGGTGAGCAAGGTTGAAAATCGTTTAAAAGAATTGATGAAAGAACGCCACAGTGTTGCTCCCGATGATCAACAAGCTGTTGGATCGTTTAATATTGAAGTGGAATGGAAAAAATACATGGGACTGTTTAACGGAATTCAGCTTTTAACCTGGATTGTGGGAATTGGAACTTTGCTGGCCGGAGTAATTGGGGTAAGTAATATTATGCTGGTAATTATTAAAGAACGTACCCAGGAAATAGGTATCCAGCGCGCTATTGGTGCCACGCCCGGCAAAGTAATTCTTCACATTGTTGCCGAAAGTGTTTTCCTCACCGTTATTGCCGGATACATTGGTTTAGCGTTGGGTGTAGGATTGCTGGAACTGCTGAATATGGTGCTGGAAATGAATGCCGGTAGTGGCGATGATATTTTCTTTCGCCACCCGGAGGTTAGTTTCCAAATGGCAATTGGTGCACTTTCAGTATTAGTGGTTTCCGGAATTTTTGCCGGATTGATTCCCGCACGCCGGGCCGTAAGTATTAAACCGATTGATGCTTTGCGCGATGAGTAG
- a CDS encoding NAD(P)/FAD-dependent oxidoreductase: MGTTTVSLKLPTDFSPELLQSRIAKTLRIKNFSYQLETKSLDARNKSNIHWLVKAVVTSSEMKGDEHIEKEKLEIPYKKSNKKIVVVGSGPAGFFNALVLQKAGFEVTLIERGSDVGTRSKAISSFERTGVFNPQNNYAFGEGGAGTFSDGKLTSRSKRISKEKQFILSSYVEAGAPEEILYMTHPHLGTDNLRKIVQNLRESFESLGGKFLFETMLEDVVITNSKVKEVISSKGNFPADALFIAPGHSAFETYKMLIKRGIPFRTKNFAIGSRMEHTQETINKAQWGQPKLPGVKAAEYRLTSQADGKHSVFSFCMCPGGMVVPAAAYEHTNIVNGMSYYKRNGNFANAACVAAIHPDELAGKTVSAIEALDNLQKLEESFYQYAAGYAAPACSINDFLKQKGKGSQFETSYPLGLKPAPLWELLPQQVVESMQVGLQDFMRKMRGFENGNLLGLESKTSSPVQVIRDRNGLCEGFDNLYMVGEGSGYAGGIISSAADGIKAATHYIETKSL; this comes from the coding sequence ATGGGAACAACAACAGTTTCACTAAAATTGCCTACCGACTTCAGTCCGGAATTGCTTCAAAGCAGAATCGCCAAAACACTTCGTATTAAAAATTTTTCGTACCAGCTGGAGACCAAAAGCCTCGATGCCCGAAATAAATCGAATATCCACTGGCTGGTAAAAGCGGTTGTAACATCCTCGGAGATGAAGGGTGATGAACACATTGAAAAGGAGAAACTGGAAATACCGTACAAAAAAAGCAACAAAAAAATTGTGGTTGTGGGAAGTGGTCCGGCAGGATTTTTCAATGCTTTGGTATTGCAAAAAGCTGGATTTGAGGTTACATTGATTGAGCGTGGATCGGATGTCGGAACACGAAGCAAAGCCATTTCCAGCTTTGAGCGAACCGGTGTTTTTAATCCGCAAAACAATTACGCTTTTGGCGAAGGTGGCGCAGGAACATTTTCTGACGGGAAACTGACTTCGCGATCCAAACGCATTTCAAAAGAGAAACAATTTATCCTGTCAAGTTACGTGGAAGCCGGTGCACCGGAGGAGATTTTATACATGACCCACCCACATTTGGGAACCGACAACCTTCGAAAAATTGTGCAGAATTTGCGTGAATCTTTTGAGAGTCTTGGAGGTAAATTTCTGTTTGAAACAATGTTGGAAGATGTGGTAATAACCAATTCAAAAGTAAAAGAGGTTATTTCATCCAAAGGTAATTTTCCTGCTGATGCGCTTTTTATTGCGCCCGGCCATTCTGCTTTCGAAACCTATAAAATGTTGATCAAAAGAGGCATTCCTTTCCGCACTAAAAACTTTGCCATTGGCAGCCGGATGGAACACACGCAGGAAACCATAAATAAAGCGCAATGGGGACAACCAAAACTTCCGGGCGTTAAAGCGGCCGAATACCGTCTTACTTCGCAGGCTGATGGCAAACATTCGGTTTTTTCGTTTTGTATGTGCCCGGGCGGCATGGTTGTTCCGGCAGCAGCTTACGAACACACCAACATCGTTAATGGCATGAGCTATTATAAACGCAACGGCAATTTCGCTAATGCTGCCTGTGTTGCAGCAATTCATCCCGATGAGCTGGCAGGTAAAACAGTTTCTGCAATTGAAGCGCTGGACAATCTGCAAAAACTGGAAGAAAGTTTTTATCAATATGCAGCGGGTTATGCAGCACCGGCGTGTTCTATTAACGACTTCCTGAAACAAAAAGGAAAAGGATCGCAGTTTGAAACCAGTTACCCACTGGGATTAAAACCGGCTCCGCTGTGGGAATTGCTGCCCCAACAGGTTGTTGAATCGATGCAAGTTGGCTTGCAGGATTTTATGCGTAAAATGCGGGGATTTGAAAACGGCAATTTGTTGGGTCTCGAAAGTAAAACTTCATCTCCGGTTCAGGTTATTCGCGACAGAAATGGGCTATGCGAAGGATTCGACAATTTATACATGGTTGGAGAAGGAAGCGGATATGCAGGCGGAATTATTTCGAGTGCCGCCGACGGGATTAAAGCGGCCACGCACTACATTGAAACCAAATCATTGTAA
- a CDS encoding ABC transporter permease codes for MILLGAGNGLSNGVSQNFMRDAVNAMWLWTGRTSIPYKGMQEGREIRFTNADYDILKDLEGIEKTSGRYFIGGNLFSYGNEYGEYTAVTCHPDLKDVESIDIVDGRFVNQVDIKQTRKSVVLGKDIYDALFDGKEAIGEYVRVNNIPFKVVGICTEGGGTRHRNAYIPVTTGQKVFNGSNRLHNFALTINAETLEESQAIEKRVRETLARKHKFDATDDSALGSYNKLEDVIQTMKIFQAIDIFIWIIGIGTLIAGVVGVSNIMLIVVKERTKEIGIRKAIGASPASVIGLILLEAVMITTIAGYIGLVLGTGLMEGLNFVVEKQFEASAATNGGNGETLFRNPTVDLGIAMSATLLLVVAGAIAGYIPAKRAAKIKPIVALRDE; via the coding sequence ATGATCTTGTTGGGAGCCGGTAATGGTTTAAGCAATGGTGTGTCGCAAAACTTTATGCGCGATGCCGTAAATGCTATGTGGCTATGGACTGGCCGCACAAGTATTCCTTATAAGGGAATGCAGGAAGGACGCGAAATTCGATTTACCAATGCCGATTACGATATTCTGAAAGACCTGGAAGGAATTGAAAAAACTTCGGGTCGGTATTTTATTGGTGGCAACCTTTTTTCATACGGAAATGAATACGGCGAGTACACTGCAGTAACCTGTCACCCTGATTTAAAAGATGTGGAGTCGATAGATATTGTTGACGGCCGTTTTGTGAACCAGGTTGATATCAAGCAGACACGAAAATCGGTGGTATTGGGAAAAGATATTTACGATGCACTTTTTGATGGGAAAGAGGCTATTGGTGAATATGTTCGTGTAAATAATATTCCGTTTAAAGTGGTTGGAATTTGCACAGAAGGAGGTGGTACTCGTCACCGAAATGCATACATTCCAGTAACAACCGGGCAAAAAGTATTTAACGGCTCCAACCGCCTGCACAATTTTGCATTAACTATAAATGCCGAAACACTGGAAGAAAGCCAGGCCATTGAAAAGCGTGTGCGGGAAACACTGGCGCGCAAACATAAATTCGATGCTACCGATGATTCCGCTTTGGGATCGTACAACAAACTGGAAGACGTGATTCAAACCATGAAGATTTTCCAGGCCATTGATATTTTTATTTGGATAATCGGAATAGGCACCCTCATTGCCGGTGTGGTTGGCGTAAGTAACATCATGCTGATTGTGGTAAAAGAGCGTACGAAAGAAATTGGTATCCGTAAAGCCATCGGTGCCAGTCCTGCCTCAGTAATTGGATTGATTCTTTTGGAAGCTGTAATGATTACAACCATCGCCGGATATATTGGTTTGGTGCTTGGAACCGGGCTGATGGAGGGATTGAATTTTGTTGTGGAGAAACAATTTGAGGCATCAGCAGCAACTAACGGCGGAAACGGAGAAACCTTGTTCCGCAACCCAACGGTAGACCTGGGAATTGCCATGTCGGCAACATTGTTACTAGTGGTTGCCGGAGCTATTGCCGGTTATATTCCGGCAAAACGAGCTGCAAAGATCAAACCGATTGTAGCATTACGCGACGAATAA
- a CDS encoding glycosyltransferase family 4 protein, translated as MKIGYDAKRAFLNTSGLGNYSRNTLNALKKYFPEHDYSLYTPEIKTEMLEEQEKFEIIAPDHSQSGFKKAIWRSVQLSEEIQGHNLDVFHGLSNELPKGIHKTSIPTLVTIHDLIFIRYPQFYKTLDRAIYFRKTKYACNAATRILAISQQTKDDIIDFVDVDPEKIEIIHQAISPLFFENANTGQIKEKYKLPNEFVLAVGTVEERKNQLSIIKALVERNIDMPLVLVGNPTSYCNDIHKYIAEKQLHNRVIFLKNIPEEDLAGIYQLAQLSIYISVFEGFGLPVIESMACGCPVITSNASCLPETAGGAAVLCSPQNIEDLGNKIEKILTDTNFRKELILKGRERANEFQPKKYVEKLISLYAELIK; from the coding sequence ATGAAAATAGGATACGACGCAAAACGAGCATTTCTGAATACCTCCGGGTTGGGCAATTATAGCCGAAATACGTTGAATGCTCTTAAGAAATATTTTCCGGAGCACGACTACTCTCTTTATACTCCTGAGATAAAAACAGAGATGTTGGAAGAACAGGAAAAATTCGAGATAATAGCTCCAGATCATAGTCAGTCAGGTTTTAAAAAAGCAATTTGGCGTTCGGTGCAACTTAGCGAAGAAATTCAGGGACACAATCTTGACGTGTTCCATGGATTGAGCAATGAACTTCCCAAAGGAATTCATAAAACCTCCATCCCAACGCTGGTAACTATTCACGATCTGATTTTTATTCGTTATCCGCAATTTTATAAAACCCTCGACCGCGCTATTTATTTCCGAAAAACAAAATATGCCTGTAATGCCGCTACACGAATTTTAGCTATCAGTCAGCAAACCAAAGACGATATTATCGATTTTGTTGATGTTGATCCGGAGAAAATTGAAATTATCCACCAGGCTATTTCTCCCCTATTTTTCGAAAATGCCAACACCGGGCAAATCAAAGAGAAATACAAATTACCTAACGAATTTGTACTTGCAGTTGGCACGGTGGAGGAACGCAAAAATCAACTCTCGATTATAAAAGCATTGGTAGAAAGAAACATCGATATGCCGCTGGTGTTGGTAGGAAATCCAACATCGTATTGTAACGACATACATAAATACATTGCAGAAAAGCAACTTCATAACCGTGTAATTTTTCTGAAAAATATTCCTGAAGAAGACCTGGCGGGTATTTATCAGTTGGCACAACTTTCGATTTACATTTCGGTATTCGAGGGTTTTGGACTGCCTGTTATCGAATCGATGGCATGTGGCTGTCCGGTAATTACATCTAACGCTTCATGTTTACCGGAGACGGCCGGTGGTGCAGCAGTACTTTGCTCGCCACAAAACATAGAGGATCTTGGTAACAAAATTGAAAAAATTCTTACTGATACGAATTTCCGCAAAGAATTAATTTTAAAAGGGCGGGAAAGGGCCAATGAATTTCAACCCAAAAAATATGTTGAAAAATTGATTTCTTTGTACGCTGAATTAATAAAGTAA